Below is a window of Ignavibacteria bacterium DNA.
AAATGCAAATTTTGAAAACTCCGAAACAGGACTTAATGGATGGACTATTACCATTAGCGGCGATACTTCATTTTCTACGATAACAAATGAAGACGGATATTTTTCTTTCGATAGTCTTACACCGGGAACCTATCAGATTCTATATTCCTTACAAGAACAATGGTTTCAAAGTTTTCCTTTCAATCTCTCGCAGTACGAAATTTCCATTGATAGCGGCGGAACTATTGTTGAGCAAATACATTTCGGTTTGTATCAAACGGGAAATATATCGGGAACTGTGTTTCACGACCTTAACGCAAATGCTCTTCGAGACAATAACGAAAACGGAAATCAAAATTGGAAGATCTATTTACAAACTTCAACACTCGAGTCAACGCTCACCGATGCAAACAGCAATTATTCATTTACAAACATTATTCCTTCGGCGTATGTTGTTGCTGCTGAGTTAAAAAATAATTTTATACAATCTTTTCCTGCTTTTCATCATTTCAGCGGAACAATATCTTCTGGTCAAACAATATCGAACTTGACGTTTGGATATTTTCAAAACGGAACAATCACAGGAATTATTTTCAACGATATCAATGCCAACGCTGTTCGCGACAATAACGAAAGCGGAATCCAAGACTGGAAAATTTATCTACAGACTTCGAAACTCGAATCTACGTTTACCGATGCAAATGGAAGTTACACGTTCTCGAATATTATTCCTTCGGCGTACGTTTTAACGACGGAGACAAGAGAAGGATTTGTAAAAACATTTCCCTCAACAAATAATTACAATGGAATTCTTTCTTCAGGAGAAACGATTGCTTCATTGAATTTTTCATATTATCAAACGAGTTCGATTACCATTAAAAAAATCATTGACAGCGACGGAACTCTTTCTACCTTGAATGACAGAGTTGGAACACTGTGGCAACTGTTTTTGTATAAAAATTCTGTTGCAAACGAAAACCTCATTTCTTCGGTCAATGATTCAGTATTTTCAATTTCACAACTTCCACCGGGAATATATGTTGTCGCAGAAAGCGAAAGCACATATTGGAAACACTTGACAAACACAATTTCAGGAACAACAACGAGCGATACGGGAACAACAGTTTCTTTTTCAATTTCTAACGGAGCACATGCAAACATAACGTTTATCAATTCCCGATTGGATACGACTTCGTATCGAACGTTTTCGCAACTTTCGTTCGGTGGAAAAGCACAATCGTTACGACAACCAAAGAATAAACCATTACCGATACCAAACGCTAATAATATTCGCGACACGGTATTTTCAAAGCGGTTTAAGAAAAAAGACGGAGGATTAGTTGTGGGCGTTGCGAGAAAAGATAGCGCAAAAATGTACGGATGGATTCGCGCAACAGATTCTAAATCGTTAATCAATTTTCTTCCGTTGTCGGGAAAAGCGCAACCGTTCGATTCCTTAGGGAAAAAATTGTTTGTCAAGGAATTTCAACTTACAGCACAAAGCGGAAAAAGTTTATTGAAAAAAGGATTCAACAATCATTTGGTTGGCGAATTGCTGGCGTTGCGAATGAACATTACAGCAAGTGAACTGGAAATAACACCAAAGAAATTCGGAAAACTACAATTTGTTGACGAATCAAACCCTGTATGCAATGAAAAAACCCTTGAAGAAATTGCACGTATAACGGATACGGCATTAACTCAATGGCGCGGAAAAGATTCATTATTGTATGATTATTTAGATTCAGCAATAACGAAAATAAATAATGCATTCACTGCTCCCATTGATAGCCCGTATAACGGCGTGTTTTATTTCAAAGGAGCAGCGCAATTGCACCAAATAGATTTTCTGAAGAAACGACAGGAAAAACATTTTCCGTTTGTTTCTCCTTCCTATGAAAAAGAAAACCAATATTCTGCTCTTGCGTTATTTGAAAATTATCCGAATCCTTTTAATCCAATAACGTCTATTAGTTTTCATATACCGGCAACGAGTTCATCAAATCGAATTACATTAAAAATATATTCGCTTCTCGGAAAAGAAATAGAAACGCTCTTAAACAATCAAATCATAGAACCCGGATTACATCGTTATTCTTTTGATGCATCGCAATATTCGAGCGGAATCTATTTTTATACACTTTCAACAAACAACAGCACTATTTTGACAAAAAAAATGATATTGCTAAAATAACAATTTTATATACTTATTCCAGAACGTATTTTTATGAAACAGAAATTCCTACAACTTTTACTAATTCTCTTTCTGTCAAGTTCACCACTATGGAGTCAAGCAACGTTTATGTCCATAACCAACGGCAACTGGAATGACTTCGGAACATGGCTGAAAATTTCTGGGAATGACGAGGATGGAATTCCAGACGCGAATGATTCA
It encodes the following:
- a CDS encoding T9SS type A sorting domain-containing protein gives rise to the protein MSVVAISHRLQNQTYPVILKFLFCCIIAGLFHSQNNAQIRVYFNKSVDTSWKRFGISAQGNIVVYRKLIERIHQATYSIDIAMYSMSIDSISYALISAKKRGVKVRFVYRNTNNGDIYQSSVAMLRDSGLHIIQRKQSSGIMHNKFFVFDARDSLQQNPGVFTGSLNFTFTGQNDDWNNAIDITNRPLALTYTKEFEEMWGTAGDIGDTANAKFGSFKSDNTQHTFIVGGKTVECYFSPSDGTNAKIANALSTATSNISFALLSFTRQEIVDSMKKRNKNFNATVRGIMEQADVPAVFDSLVTFAQMYKHTSTGLFHHKYAIIDEGKTTAKLITGSHNWSLSANTTNDENTLIIHNDTIVNLYLQEFEKRLKDVGSIITGNIFNDVDSNGIQNNGETGAESLQVNLIWGDTLTTRSTANGNYQFTTAPFGISSVRFGTNANWTQTFPANNSGYSVTVTSMGQNFTGKNFGAHQTVIAPPTPIAPSFIRGMIFHDVNANANFENSETGLNGWTITISGDTSFSTITNEDGYFSFDSLTPGTYQILYSLQEQWFQSFPFNLSQYEISIDSGGTIVEQIHFGLYQTGNISGTVFHDLNANALRDNNENGNQNWKIYLQTSTLESTLTDANSNYSFTNIIPSAYVVAAELKNNFIQSFPAFHHFSGTISSGQTISNLTFGYFQNGTITGIIFNDINANAVRDNNESGIQDWKIYLQTSKLESTFTDANGSYTFSNIIPSAYVLTTETREGFVKTFPSTNNYNGILSSGETIASLNFSYYQTSSITIKKIIDSDGTLSTLNDRVGTLWQLFLYKNSVANENLISSVNDSVFSISQLPPGIYVVAESESTYWKHLTNTISGTTTSDTGTTVSFSISNGAHANITFINSRLDTTSYRTFSQLSFGGKAQSLRQPKNKPLPIPNANNIRDTVFSKRFKKKDGGLVVGVARKDSAKMYGWIRATDSKSLINFLPLSGKAQPFDSLGKKLFVKEFQLTAQSGKSLLKKGFNNHLVGELLALRMNITASELEITPKKFGKLQFVDESNPVCNEKTLEEIARITDTALTQWRGKDSLLYDYLDSAITKINNAFTAPIDSPYNGVFYFKGAAQLHQIDFLKKRQEKHFPFVSPSYEKENQYSALALFENYPNPFNPITSISFHIPATSSSNRITLKIYSLLGKEIETLLNNQIIEPGLHRYSFDASQYSSGIYFYTLSTNNSTILTKKMILLK